A stretch of the Thermofilum adornatum genome encodes the following:
- a CDS encoding amidohydrolase, giving the protein MEIAIVNANIPWQIDADALLFSFEKGIIETGSSNRILSRKPAKLIDAEGRIVIPGLVDAHMHLYSTALSFGRLDLREVESIEELKEKVKEATSKVPPGAWVIGRGWDQEKFREKRYPTRFDLDEASPENPVVLVRICGHVAVLNTRAMEKLGYLSHANELPSNLFQKEDGRPTGLIFEEAVESTMSRLPPPPTGLVKEWIKDVLKEYFSLGVTGLYSMSVELEELKLIKEVLWQPDTPPIDYFAYVDSSLMEADLGSFRDLVKGVKIFADGSFGGRTAALREDYNDSPSRGILRLNSEEIYRVAVKAYEKGWQTAIHAIGDRAVLEVLKTVERLPKGAVRIEHGSLVPPDLLDYVSKLKPEIAVQPHFILSDTWIEERLGERTKWVYPFKTLIERGATLMGSSDSPVEPINPWLGIYAAVNRGCPEKLAICKHTIHEKLSFEQALELYYRPAKKHPSLVILNITRPPETKKEFAEIKATKIISRGRIHEPAP; this is encoded by the coding sequence ATGGAAATAGCCATTGTAAATGCCAATATCCCGTGGCAGATTGACGCCGATGCCTTGTTGTTCTCCTTTGAAAAAGGAATAATAGAAACTGGTAGCTCAAACAGAATCTTAAGCAGAAAACCTGCCAAACTGATTGACGCCGAAGGAAGAATCGTTATCCCAGGGCTCGTCGATGCACATATGCATCTCTATTCCACCGCACTAAGCTTCGGTAGGCTGGATCTGAGAGAAGTAGAGTCGATAGAGGAACTTAAGGAGAAAGTAAAAGAGGCTACATCGAAAGTGCCGCCAGGAGCCTGGGTCATTGGAAGGGGATGGGACCAAGAAAAATTTAGGGAAAAAAGGTATCCAACACGTTTTGACCTAGACGAGGCTTCGCCAGAGAATCCAGTAGTACTAGTCCGGATATGTGGACATGTAGCCGTTCTGAATACAAGGGCTATGGAAAAGCTAGGGTATCTCTCGCATGCAAACGAGCTCCCCAGCAACTTGTTTCAAAAAGAGGACGGCAGGCCCACAGGTTTGATCTTTGAGGAAGCTGTAGAGTCAACAATGTCGAGGCTTCCCCCACCTCCAACTGGACTCGTAAAGGAGTGGATAAAGGACGTTCTCAAGGAATATTTTTCGCTAGGTGTAACCGGGCTCTACTCTATGTCGGTCGAACTTGAAGAACTCAAGCTGATAAAAGAAGTACTATGGCAACCTGACACACCGCCAATAGACTATTTTGCCTATGTCGATTCATCCCTTATGGAAGCCGATTTGGGAAGTTTCAGAGATCTAGTCAAAGGAGTAAAAATCTTCGCCGATGGAAGCTTTGGAGGAAGAACAGCTGCTCTGCGAGAAGACTACAACGACTCTCCCTCAAGGGGGATACTCAGGCTAAACAGCGAAGAAATATACAGAGTAGCCGTGAAAGCCTACGAAAAGGGCTGGCAGACCGCTATACATGCAATTGGGGACCGAGCTGTTCTAGAGGTGCTTAAAACAGTAGAAAGGCTACCCAAGGGCGCCGTGAGAATCGAGCACGGCTCATTGGTTCCGCCAGACCTGTTAGACTATGTATCGAAATTGAAGCCAGAAATCGCTGTACAGCCACACTTTATCCTCAGCGACACGTGGATAGAGGAAAGACTCGGAGAGAGAACCAAGTGGGTTTACCCCTTCAAGACCCTCATAGAGAGAGGCGCGACCCTTATGGGCTCATCAGATTCCCCGGTAGAACCAATTAACCCATGGCTTGGAATTTACGCGGCTGTCAACCGTGGATGCCCAGAGAAACTAGCTATATGCAAACATACTATACACGAAAAGCTTAGCTTCGAGCAAGCACTAGAGCTATATTATCGACCAGCAAAGAAACATCCATCCCTCGTAATCCTAAATATCACGAGGCCCCCAGAAACAAAGAAAGAATTCGCAGAGATAAAAGCGACAAAAATTATAAGCAGAGGAAGAATCCACGAACCCGCACCGTGA